In the Nitrospirota bacterium genome, GCATGTAGCCGCTGCCCCGGACCGTCTGGATCAGCTTGCGTTCGTGGCCCCGGTCCACCTTGTTGCGCAGGTAGTTGACGTAGACGTCGATGACGTTCGTGAAGGTGTCGAAGTCCAGGTTCCAGACGTGCTCCGCGATCATCGGCCGCGTGAGCACCCGCCCGGCGTTGCGCATGAAGTATTCGAGCAGCGCGTACTCCTTCGCCGTGAGATCGATCTTCTTGCCGCACCTCGTCACCTCGCGCGTGGCGGGGTTCAGGATCAGGTCCTCGACCTGCAGCACCCCGGTCGCCTCGCCGGACCCGCGCCGGAGCAGGGCCCGGACGCGGGCGAGCAGCTCGTCGATCGCGAAGGGCTTGGTCAAGTAGTCGTCGGCGCCCGCATCCAGCCCCTTGACCTTCTGGTCCACCTGCGAGCGGGCGGTGAGGATCATGACCGGCGTCCGGACCTGCTCCTTGCGGAGCGAGGCGAGCACCTCCAGGCCCGAGCGGCCGGGGAGCATCAAGTCCAGGATGATGAGGTCGTAGCTGCCGGTCAGCGCCTGGTCCAGGCCCTGGGCGCCGTCGGCGCAGAGGTCCACCGCGTAGCTCTCCTCCTCCAGCGCCCGCCGGATGAAAGAAGCGACCTTGGCTTCGTCTTCGACGACGAGAATCCTCATGGTCACCGCCTGGGATTATAGCAGAGGCCGGGGGGCCGCTTGCGGGCGGGTACCGCGCCTCCGTATACTACGGCTCCAATCACCGGCCGGCTCCCACGGCGGCCACGCGGTGCACAGGCAACCGGCGGTACTCATGGAGGGCCCTCTGCAGACAGCGTCCTCCAAGCGCACACGACGGCTGGTCCCGTCCCTCTCCCGTGCCCGCGACATCCTGCGGCTGGTCTTCCAGGAGGGCGGGCCGGGCTTCTGCCAGTTCGCCCTGAACACGGCCTGCAACGCCAACTGCGGCTTCTGCAATTTCGCCCTGGACCGTCTGCCGAAAGAGCAGTGGGAGTTCGTGGAGCGGCAGGGGGCCCTGGACGCCCTGGCCATTCTCCACCGAGAAGGGGTTCGCTACCTGGTCTTCACCGGCGGGGAACCCACCCTGCATCCCGACCTCGTCACGTTCGTGCGACGGGCCGCCGGGCTCGGCATGAACGTCATGCTGGTGACCAATGCCGGCCTGCTGAAGCCGCAGAAGATTCGCGAGCTCGCCGAGGCGGGCCTGTCCAGCTTCATCATCTCGATTGACGCCGCGTCGCGCGAGGCGCACGAGCGCAACCGGGGGCTCCCCGGCGTCTGCGACCGGATCCGTCGCGCGAACGAGATGATCGAGGAGCTCGGCCTGCACGCCACAGCCTCGGTCACCATGAGCCGGCTCGTGGACTACGAGGCCCTGCCGGAGTTCCTGGAGGCGCTGGGCTTTGCATCGGTCGTCTTCTCCTACCCGCTCACGTCCCTGTCGTCCAACTTCCTGGGGTTCTCGGATTCGCCGCTCGTCAACCAGAACAAGCAGGAGCTCCTGGACGCCTATGAGAGAGTGAAGGGTTTGAAGAAGCGGTTCCGCGTCGTCAACCCGACCCTCTCTCTCGACGAAATGCAGCGGTTCCTCCGCGGGGAGGCGCAACGGTATCCATGCATCGCCGGGTACCGGTTCTTCTTTCTCGACTGGAAGCTCATGCTGTGGCGCTGCCACGCCTGGGACAAGCCCATGTGCTCGATCTACGAATTCGACCGTTCGAAGCTGGTGCGCGACGGCTGCACCAAGTGCATGATCAACTGCTATCGCGACACCAGCCTGATGCAGCACATCGCCGTGTCGGTTCACGACGCGTACGTGTCAATTCAAGGAGGAAGGCTGCGGGACGCGGTGGGGGCCCTGACGAGGCCCGGCAACCTCGCGTCCATCCGGGCCGTGCTGGAGGAGCTGCCCTGGATCGTGCGGTTCTGACCGTGCAATCCGTTATTTCGGCGGGAAGCGCGTGATCGTGACCGGCGCGTAGGAGAGCGCGGGGCCCTCGGCCGTGCGCCGGGCGAGCGTGTGCCTGAGCCAGTTGGCGTCGTCGCGAGTGGGGAAGTCCGAGCGGTAGTGGGCCCCGCGGCTCTCCTCGCGGGCCAGGGCGCCGGCCACGATGGTCTCCGCCACCTCTAAAAGCGACTGGAGCTCCAGGGCCTGGATCAGGTCGGTGTTGAAGACCAGCCCGTGGTCCTGGAGGTGGAGGAAGGCCGCTCTGGCCTTCAGCTCCCGGACCTTCTCGCTCGCCTCGTCCATGGATTTCCTGGTCCGGAAGATGCCCAGGTTCAGGCTCATGACCCGGCCCAGCTCTTCGCGCAGTTGCCAGGCGCGCCAGGAGCCCCTGCTCTCCATGAGCCGGCGGATCCGCTCTCCCTCGGCGAGCAGCGTCCGGTCCGAGACGGCGCGGGGGGGAACGCCGCCGACGGACTCGGCGGCTCTCGTTCCGGCCCGCCGGCCGAAGACGATCGTTTCGAGGAGCGAGTTCCCCCCCAGCCGGTTCGCCCCGTGGACGCTCACGCAGGCGCACTCGCCCGCCGCGTAGAGGCCCGGCAGTTCGGTCTCCCCCCACTGGTTGGCCCGCACCCCGCCCATCTGATAGTGGGCGCCGGGCCGGACCGGGATCGGGGATTCCACCGGGTCCACGCCGGCGAACTCGATCGCGAGCTGTCGGATCTGCGGCAGTCGCTCCTCGATCCTGGCCCGGCCCAGGTGCCGGAGATCCAGGAGCACGCAGCCGTCCACCCCGCGCCCTTCCAGGATTTCCTGGCCGATCGCGAGCGAGACGGTCGAGCGGGTGGCCAGCTCCATCTGCTCCGGCGCGTAATTCTTCATGAACCGCTCGCCCAGCGTGTTGAGCAGGTAACCGCCCTCGCCCCTGGCCCCTTCGGTGATCAGGATGCCCGTGTCCTTCAGAGTCGTGGGGTGGAACTGGACGAACTCCATGTCCTCCAGCGGCACCCCGGCCCGGTAGGCCAGGGCCATCCCGTCGCCGGTGTTGATCACCGCGTTCGTGCTCGTGAGGAAGACGCGGCCGCTCCCGCCCGTGGCCAGGATGACGGCTTTGGCGCCGATGACGTGCAGGCCGCCCTGCTTGAGGTCCCAGGCGACGACCCCGCGGCAGGCTCCGCCCTCGACGATCAGGCTGGTCGCGTACCATTCCTCGTAGACGAAGACGTGGTGCTTGAGGAGCTGCTCGTACATCACGTGGAGGAGCGCGTGGCCGGTACGGTCTGCGGCGTAGCAAGTGCGCACGGCTCCGGCCCCGCCGAACGGGCGCTGCGCGATCCGGCCCCGCTCGTCCCGGCTGAAGATGACGCCCATGCGCTCCAGCTCCAGGATGTCACCCGGGGCTTCCCGGCACATGGCCTCGATCGCGTCCTGATCGCCCAGGTACAGGCCACCCTTGGCCGTGTCGAAGGCATGTTGCTCCCAGGAATCATGCTCCCCGATGGCGGCGTTGATGCCGCCCTGGGCGGCGACCGAGTGGCTGCGGACCGGATGGACTTTCGAGAGGACCGCCACGTCCAGGTGGGGTCGGTGGGCGAGCGCGGCGAGGGAAGCCCTCATGCCGGCCAGGCCGGCTCCGACGATGAGGATGTCGTGGACTTTCATGCGGCCGGCCGGGGGATCTGGCTGGAGGGCCGCCGGCTACGGCCAGGGTCTGCACGCATGGCCACATGATGGCGGAAGCGGGAGGATTTCGCAAGGAGGGTGCCATGTCAGACGCCTTCACCCGGAGGAGGAGTTATGATATACCGGTGGCCGCTGGAAGACGTGCCCCGACCCTGTTGATCCATTCTCGCAAGGAGCCAAGGACCGGACCATGGATGCCAAGGACCTGCTGAGCCAGACCGACCGTTTCGTCACCCGGCACCTGGGCCCGACCGACGCCGACATCCAGGAGATGCTGGCGACCCTCGGCCTCCAGTCGCTCGACGCCCTGATCGAGGCCACGGTGCCGGAGGAGATCCGGCTGAAGAGGCGCCTGGCGCTCGATGCCCCGCTGGGCGAATTCGAGGCGCTGGCCCGGTTGCGGACCTTGCACGACCGGAACCAGATCTTCCGCTCCTTCATCGGGCTGGGCTATTACGACTGCATGACCCCGCCGGTTATCCAACGGAACATCCTGGAGAATCCCGGATGGTACACCCAGTACACCCCCTACCAGCCGGAGATCGCCCAGGGCCGGCTGGAGGCGCTGCTCAACTTCCAAACCATGGTGGCGGACCTGACGGGCCTGCCGCTGGCGAACGCCTCCCTCCTGGACGAGGCGACGGCTGCCGCTGAGGCCATGACCATGTGTCTGCGGATCGCGCACCACGAGGCCGGGGAGAGTCAAACGAAGATCGGTTTCTTCGTGGCGGACGACTGCCATCCCCAGACGATCGCGGTCATGCAGACCAGGGCCGAGCCCTTAGGCATCAGCCTGCACGTGGGCCGGTCGGATCGGGTCGAGTTCGGCGGCCTCTTCGGGCTCCTGCTCCAATATCCGGCCACGGACGGGGCGGTGCGCGACTATGGCTCGCTGATCGCCAAGGCCCATGCAGCGGGGGTGAAGGTCGTGGTCGCGACCGATCTGTTGGCCCTGACGTTGCTCAAGCCGCCGGGCGAGCTCGGTGCGGACATCGCCGTCGGTTCCAGCCAGCGGTTCGGCGTGCCGCTCGGCTTCGGCGGCCCCCACGCGGCGTTCCTCGCCACCAAACAGGACTATGTCCGCCAGATGCCCGGCCGGCTCGTCGGGGTGTCGTGCGACGCGGCGGGGAAGCCGGCCTTGCGGCTGACCCTGCAGACCCGCGAGCAGCACATCCGGCGCGAGAAGGCCACCAGCAACATCTGCACGGCGCAGGTCCTGCTGGCGGTCATGGCCAGCATGTACGCGGTCTATCACGGGCCGGAGGGGCTCAAGCGGATCGCGGAGCGGGTGCACGGCCTGGCCTGCCTGCTGGCGGAAGGCCTGCGCCGGCTGGGCTGCGAGGTCGGGCGCGAGCCCTTCTTCGACACGGTGTCGGTCCGGCCGGCAGCCAAGGATCGGACCGAGGACGTGCTGGCCCGCGCGGCCCGGAAACGGATCAACCTGCGGCGCTTCGCGGACGGCTCGCTCGGCATCGCCTTGGACGAGGTCACGACGGCGGACGATCTTCAGACGCTTTGGGAAATTTTCGCGGCCGATCGGCCGCTGCCGTTCAAGGCGGAGGACCTGGCCGGAACCCCGCCCACGTCGTTGCCGCCAGCGCTGGCCAGAACCAGCAAGTACCTGACCCACGAGGTCTTCAACCGGTACCACTCCGAGCACGAGATGCTCCGGTACATCCACCGGCTCCAGGCGCGCGACCTCTCGCTGGTCCATTCCATGATCTCGCTGGGCTCCTGCACGATGAAGCTGAACGCCACCGTGGAGATGATTCCGGTCACCTGGAAAGGCTTCGGCCGTCTCCATCCGTTCGCCCCGGAAGAGCAGACCCAGGGGTACCAGGAGCTCTTCACGCAACTGGAACGGTGGCTGGCCGAGATCACCGGCTTCGCTGCCGTGTCGCTCCAGCCGAATGCGGGGGCGCAGGGGGAATATGCGGGCCTGCTCGTCATCCGGGCCTATCACAAGGATCGCGGCCAGGGTCAGCGGAACGTCTGCCTGATTCCCGTCTCGGCCCACGGGACGAATCCGGCCAGCGCGGCCATGGCCGGGCTCACGGTCGTGCCCGTCGCCTGCGACGCCAGGGGGAACGTGGACCCCGCGGACCTGGAAGCCAAGGCCAAGCAGCATCGGGACAGGCTCGCCGCGCTGATGATCACCTATCCCTCCACGCACGGAGTCTTCGAGGAGGGGATCACGCGGGTCTGCGCGATCGTGCACGAGCACGGCGGGCAGGTGTACATGGACGGGGCCAACATGAACGCCCAGGTTGGGCTCTGCCGGCCCGGGGACATCGGCGCCGATGTCTGCCACCTGAACCTGCACAAGACCTTCTGCATTCCGCACGGGGGCGGCGGGCCGGGCATGGGGCCGATCGCGGTGGCGGCCCACCTCGCCCCGTTCCTTCCGGGCCATCCGCTGCGCAAGGTCGGCGGGGCCAAGGCGATCGGACCGGTCGCGGCGTCGCCCTACAGCAGCGCGAGCATCCTGCCGATCTCCTGGGTCTACATCGCCCTGATGGGGGGCGAAGGGCTGACCAAGGCGACCACGGTGGCGATCCTGAACGCCAACTACATGGCCAGGCGGCTGGAGAAGCACTTCCCGGTGCTCTACACGGGGAGGAAAGGCTTCGTGGCCCACGAGTTCATCGTGGACGTGCGGCACTTCAGGGAGACGTCCGGCGTGGAGGTCAACGACATCGCGAAGCGCCTCATGGACTTCGGCTTCCACGCGCCGACCATGTCCTTCCCGGTCGCGGGCACCCTGATGATCGAGCCGACGGAGAGCGAATCGAAGATCGAGCTGGACCGGTTCTGCGACGCGATGATCGCGATCCGCGGGGAGATCCAGGAGATCGTGGAGGGGCGCCTGCCGCGCGACAACAACCAGCTCAGGCACGCGCCGCACACGGCCCAGGCCGTCGCCGCGACCGACTGGCCCCACCCGTACAGCCGCGAGCAGGCGGCGTTCCCCACCCCCTGGGTGCGCGAGCACAAGTTCTGGCCGGCGGTCGCGCGCATTGACAACGCCTACGGCGACCGGAACCTCTTCTGCACCTGCCCGCCGCCGGACAGCTACCAATAGCAAGACGAGATCATGGAATCAGATCCGGTTCCCGGCTTGAATCGCAGGGCCTTTCTCGTCCGAACCGGTCTGTTCCTCGGCGCGGGCGCACTGGCGGGAACTCTCCCCGCCCTGAGCCGGCCCGCCTCGGCCGCGCCGCCCCAGCTCGACACCTGGGAGGCGGTCCGGGACCAGTTTCTCCTCTCGCGCGACTTCGTCCACATGACCGGCTTCCTCCTGGCCTCCCATCCCACACCGGTCCGGGAGGCCATCGAGCGGCACCGGCGCGGGCTCGACGAGAACCCGGCCCACTACTGGGCCGACAACGAAGAGCGGTTCGAAGCCGACGTGCTCCGCGCCGCCGCCGACTATCTGGGCGTGTCCCCGCTGGATATCGCCCTGACAGACAGTACGACGATGGGGTTGGGCCTGCTCTACGGCGGGCTCGCGCTGCGCGAAGGGCAGGAGGTCCTGACGACGACCCACGACCACTACTCGACGCAGACCTCGCTCCAGTTGCGCGCCGAGCGGACCGGCGCCTCGATCCGGACCGTCCCCCTGTACCGGGACCTGAAGACAGTCTCGAAGGAGGAGATCGTCGCGACGCTGGTCGGGCACATCCGCCCGCAGACCCGCTACGTCGCGGTCACCTGGGTCCATTCGAGCACGGGCCTCAAGCTCCCGATCAGGGAGATGGCCGAGGCGCTGAAGCGGATCAACGTCTCCCGCGCCGAAGGGGACTTGGTGCTCCTCTGCGTGGACGGAGTGCACGGATTGGGAGTCGAGGACGTGCGGATGGAGGATCTGGGCTGCGACTTTTTCGTCGCCGGCACCCACAAGTGGCTGTGTGGCCCGCGCGGTACGGGCCTGGTCTGGGGCCGTCCTGAAGCCTGGTCCCTCGCCCAGGCGACGATCCCCACGTTCAACATGGACGCCTACCGGATCTGGATGCAGGAGCCTCCGAAGGAAAAGGTCTCCCAGGCCGCGCGCATGACTCCCGGCGGCTTCCACTCCTTCGAGCACCGGTGGGCTTTGGGCGAGGCCTTCCGCTTCCACCTCGCCGTCGGCAAGGCCAGGATCGAGGCGCGCATCCACGCGCTCAACCGGCAACTGAAGGAGGGGCTGGCGAGGATCAAGGGCGTCACGTTGCACACGCCCATGGCCGAGGACCTGTCGGCCGGCATCGTCTGCTTCGAGCTGGCCGGTTGGAAGCCGGACAAGGCGGTGGAGGCCCTCCGCCGACGCCGGATCATCGCCAGCGAGACCCCCTACGCCGTGAAATACATCCGCCTGGCCCCGAGCCTCCTGACTTCGCCGGAGGAAGTGGACAAGACGCTGGAGGCGATCCGGGCGATGGCCGGGTAAGCGGCCCTGGAGGGAGGGACCGGTTCAGACGGGCCGTTGTCGCAGGTAAACGGATTGCAGGCCGACGATCGTCTTGGCGTCCCGGATGGTCCCGTCGCGGATCAGCTCGATCGCCTTCTCCAGCGGTATCTCAACCACCTCGAGGACCTCGTCGTGGTCCAGCCGCTGCTGGGTTTTCGTGAGCTCTGTGGCCTTGAAGAGGTGCATGACTTCGTCGGTGAACCCCGGCGCGGTGAAGAAGGTCTCGAGCCGCTCGATCCGTTCCGCCCGGTACCCGATTTCTTCCTCGATCTCCCGCTCGGCGCAGGCGCGCGGGTCCTCGCCCGGATGCAGCTTGCCGGCGGGGATCTCGTAAATGAAGCCTCCGGCGGCCAGCCGAAACTGCCGGATCAGCACGACGGTCCGTTCGTCCTTCATCGGCACGACCGCCGCCGCGCCCGGATGCCGGACGATTTCGAGCTCGACCGTGGCCCCGTTGGGCAGTTCCACGGTTTCCAGGTTGAGCGTCAGCACCCGGCCCTTGAAGATGTTCTTGATGCTCATGAGCTAGAGGCACGAGGCGCGTGACGCGTCTCCCGTGGCTCGTCTCTCGTCGTTCATCAGACGCTTCACGCATCGCGAGCGACGTTTCTTCGTCGCCCCAGCCACCGCCCGCCCCTTGCCCCTAGCCTCGCACCTGCGCAAGGCTACGCCTTGCGCTTGTAGAACGGCGGCTTGACGACCTGGGCCGGGACGAGGCGGCCGCGGATGTCAACGGTCATGGCAGACCCGACGCCGGCGAGGGAGGGAGGCAGGTAGCCGAGCCCGATGCCCTTCTGCAGAATCGGCGACAGGTTGCCGCTGGTCACCTCCCCGACCTGGCGGCCGTCAGCCAGGATCTTGAACCCGTGTCGGGGCACGGCCTTTTCGAGCAGCTCGAAGGCGGCCAGCCGTCTGGCCGAGCCTTGGCTCTTCTGCCGCCACAGGGCCTCGCGTCCGATGAAGTCCCCCTTCTCGAAGCTCACTACCCAGTCCGCACCGGCCTCGATCGGCGTCGTGTCTTCGGAAATGTCGTTGCCGTAGAGCAGGTAGGCCATCTCCAGACGCAGGAGGTCCCGCGCGCCCAGCCCGGCCGGCTTCAGCCCGGCCGCCTTACCCACCGCGAGCAGCTCGGTCCAGAGGGCCAGGGCGCGGCCGGCCGGGACGTAGAGTTCGTAGCCCAACTCGCCCGTGTAGCCGGTGCGGGTGATGAGCAAGGGAGCCCCGGCCAGGGTCGCCTCCAGACAGTGCCGCGGCTTCAGATCCTCGATCCGGCTCAGGCCCAGGTCGGCCAGGACTTTCCGGGAGGCGGGGCCCTGGAGCGCCAACTGCGCGAGTGTCCCCGACTTATCCTCGATCCGCAAGTCCACGCGTCCGGTCGCTTGCTCTTTCAGCCAGGCCAGGATCTTCTCCCGGTTTGAGGCGTTGACGCAGAGCAGGTACTCGTCCGCCTTGAGCCGATATACGAAGATGTCGTCCTTGATCCCGCCGTCGGGATTGCAGACCATCGAGTAGTGGGACTCCAGCACGGCCAGCTTCGCCGCGTCGTTGGTCGCGACCGACTGGAGGAAGGGCAGCGCGCCGCCGCCGGAGAGGGCGATCCGGCCCATGTGGCTCACGTCGAAGAGCCCGGCGGCGGTGCGGACGGTCTGGTATTCGTCCACCACGCCGGAATACTGGATCGGCATCTCCCAGCCGGCGAAGTCCACCAGCCTGGCCTGCGCGGCCACGTGGCCGTCGAACAGAGGAGTGCGCTTCATGCCGATAGCCGGCTGCGGATGGCCGGTCACCGGAGGCCGAGGAGTTCCACTTCGAAGGTCAAGGTCGCGTTGGGCGGGATGGCGCCGGGAACCCCGCGCGGCCCGTAGCCGAGGTGCGGCGGGATGATCAGCTTGCGCTTGCCGCCCACCTGCATCGAGCCGACGCCCTCGTCCCATCCCTTGATGACCTGCCCCGCGCCGACGCGGAACGAGAAGGGCTCGTTGCGGTCGCGGGAGCTGTCGAACTTGGTGCCGTCGGCGAGCCAGCCCGTATAGTGCACCGTCGCCGTGTCGCCCAGTTCGGCCTGGCGGCCCTTGCCCGGGACGAGGTCCACGTACTGGAGTCCCGATTCGGTCGTCACCACCAGCCCTCCTTCCTGGTTGCCGGACTTCCGGTCCGCTGCCTGGGCGAAGGAAACCGTCGCCGTGATCGCCGCGGCCAGCAGGACGTTCAGCGTCGTTGTTCTTCCGATCATGCCCGTCTCCCTATTCCGGTTCCGAGAACAGCGCCAGGCTCGCGGTGTAGCCGTGCAGAAAGTTGCTGCCGCCCACCGGGCCGATCTCGCCCTGTGCGAAGAATCCCGCCAGCGGCAGGTCTCCCACCCGCTCCCGGAACGTCGTCGCGTCATGGTTCGGGCGGCCGAAGAGGGCTCGGCCCCGTCCGCAGCAACTGAACAGCAGGGCGCCCAGCGGCGGCTTCCCGCGCTTGGCCCGCTCCGCGGCCAGCAAGAGCTGCAGGTCCTCGCTCGCGGCGTCGGCGTCGCGGAGGTGGAACTGGACGGTCTGCCCCTCCTGCACCTCGTCGCCGATCGCCACGCTGCCGGAGTTGCGGTCCGCCCCGATCAGGTTCCGGACCAGGAAGTCCCCCCGTTCGAAGCGCGCGCGATGCTCGTCGATCACGATGCCGATGTGCAGGGCCCGGTGGGCGATCCGCCGCTCATCGCTGCCCAGCGATTCGAACACCGCCTGCAATCGGTCCAGAGCCGGAGATCCGCCCAATTCATGGATGACGTTCTGCTCGGCCTTGGTGACGACGAAGGGCTCGCCGATCGGCCGACAACCCTGCGAGACGATCGTCCGGACCGCGATGCGACCGGAGAGGGCCGTCCCCACCAGCCCGCCTTCCAGGACCTCGTCGTTGAATACCAGCCGGTTTTCGCCCAGGTCGTGCCCGCCCCCGGCCAGTCCGCCGATTGCGGCGGTTCCCGGGGCCCGGTCGGCCAAGGCCGGCAGCACTTCGTTGATCGGGGTGGAAAAGGGGTCGGCCAGAAGGACGCAGGCCGGCGGCTCGGCCCCCGTCTCCAGCACGTCCGGCCATCCCCTGATCGCGAACCCGTCCGCTCCTTGGGGGAAGGACAGTCGGAAGGGAGCGATCCGAACCTCCGGCAGGCAGGCGGCCCAGAGGACGGCCGCCGACCCGGTCTCGACCTCTTCTGAGCCGGCGATGATCCCTTCCCCCGTGCAGCCGAGCAGAGTCCGGGGCGTCAACTCCTCCCGAACGGCCCGGCACAGGTCCTCGGCCTCCGGGGCGTAATGGGCGGAAAAGAACAGGAACGCGAGGTCGGCTCCGGCGTTCCCCAACTCGCGCCTGGCCGAAGCGCCCAGCGCCCGTCCCGCCTTGGACGGGTCCCGGTCGCGCGCGAGCGAGACGGAGAACCGGAGCCCTGTCTCTTGCCTGGTCAGCATGGCAGGCGGTCGTCCTCCGGCGCTACTCGGGCAGGTTCGCGCGTTCGCCCCGCTGGGCTTGGAGCTTCTTGTAGTACCGCCACATGTAGGAATGGTAGTCGTCGAGCTGGGCGAGGAGATAATGCAATTCGGTGGGGTCTTCGGTCTCGAGCGCACGCACCATGCGGGCTTGGAGAAACTCGCCGAAAGCCTGCGTCTTTTCGATCGCCGTCAGGAGTTTCAGGCCGCCGCCGATCTGGTACTCGCCCACGTGATTCTCCTTCGCTGCCGAAGTCCGAGGTGTCCTCCGCAAGGATAGACACGCCGTCGTGGAAATGCAAGCGGGCCGGAGCGGCTCCATGGAAGTCGTTCATAAAAAGCAGCAGGGCCTCACCGACCGGCCCCGACCAACGTACGCAGCCGGGAGAGGGAAATCGCCTCCACGCGCCGTCCGTCCCGTCCCTCCATCGTCGAGGCCATGGTCAAGGCGTTCAGGATGGCTTCTTCGGTCGCCTCGACGGTCGCGGCCAGAAGCGGGTTCAGGTGGGTGTCGGCCAGGTGCGTCATCGGGTAGGTCCGCTCCTTGGGATAGTGGGGGATCGTGTTGCCGGTGGAAAAGGCCAGCATGAAATCCCCGCTGCCGTGCCTGGCGGTGGAGCCGGTGCGGGCGAGCCCCAAGGCCGCCCGCCTGGCCAGGCGGCCGAGTTGGCGCCCGTCCAGCGGGGCGTCGGTGGCGAT is a window encoding:
- a CDS encoding FIST N-terminal domain-containing protein, coding for MLTRQETGLRFSVSLARDRDPSKAGRALGASARRELGNAGADLAFLFFSAHYAPEAEDLCRAVREELTPRTLLGCTGEGIIAGSEEVETGSAAVLWAACLPEVRIAPFRLSFPQGADGFAIRGWPDVLETGAEPPACVLLADPFSTPINEVLPALADRAPGTAAIGGLAGGGHDLGENRLVFNDEVLEGGLVGTALSGRIAVRTIVSQGCRPIGEPFVVTKAEQNVIHELGGSPALDRLQAVFESLGSDERRIAHRALHIGIVIDEHRARFERGDFLVRNLIGADRNSGSVAIGDEVQEGQTVQFHLRDADAASEDLQLLLAAERAKRGKPPLGALLFSCCGRGRALFGRPNHDATTFRERVGDLPLAGFFAQGEIGPVGGSNFLHGYTASLALFSEPE